One genomic region from Paenibacillus antri encodes:
- a CDS encoding NAD(P)-binding domain-containing protein — protein MSKQQIGVVGLAVMGKNLALNMESKGFSVAVYN, from the coding sequence ATGTCGAAACAGCAAATCGGCGTCGTCGGCCTCGCGGTCATGGGGAAGAACCTCGCCTTGAACATGGAGAGCAAAGGGTTCTCCGTAGCGGTCTATAACC